The following proteins are co-located in the Prionailurus viverrinus isolate Anna chromosome A1, UM_Priviv_1.0, whole genome shotgun sequence genome:
- the LOC125167903 gene encoding LOW QUALITY PROTEIN: nucleosome assembly protein 1-like 1 (The sequence of the model RefSeq protein was modified relative to this genomic sequence to represent the inferred CDS: inserted 1 base in 1 codon) produces the protein MADIDNKEQSELDQDLDDVEEVEEEETGEETKIKARQLTVQMMQNPQILAALQERLDGLVXTPTGYIESLPRVVKRRVNALKNLQVKCAQIEAKFYEEVHDLERKYAVLYQPLFDKRFEIINAIYEPTEEECEWKPDEEDEISEELKEKAKVEDEKKDEEKEDPKGIPEFWLTVFKNVDLLSDMVQEHDEPILKHLKDIKVKFSDAGQPMSFVLEFHFEPNEYFTNEVLTKTYRMRSEPDDSDSFSFDGPEIMGCTGCQIDWKKGKNVTLKTIKKKQKHKGRGTVRTVTKTVSNDSFFNFFAPPEVPESGDLDDDAEAILAADFEIGHFLRERIIPRSVLYFTGEAIEDDDDDYDEEADEEGEEEGDEENDPDYDSKKDQNPAECKQQ, from the exons ATGGCAGACATTGACAACAAAGAACAGTCTGAACTTGATCAAGATTTGGATGATGTTgaagaagtagaagaagaagaaactggtgaagaaacaaaaatcaaagcgCGTCAGCTGACTGTTCAGATGATGCAAAATCCTCAGATTCTTGCAGCCCTTCAAGAAAGACTTGATGGTCTGG GAACACCAACAGGATACATTGAAAGCTTGCCTAGGGTAGTTAAGAGACGAGTGAATGCTCTCAAAAACCTTCAAGTTAAATGTGCACAGATAGAAGCCAAATTCTATGAGGAAGTTCATGATCTTGAAAGAAAGTATGCTGTTCTCTATCAGCCTCTATTTGATAAGCGATTTGAGATCATTAATGCAATTTATGAACCTACAGAAGAGGAATGTGAATGGAAACCAGATGAGGAGGATGAAATTTCGGAGGAGCTGAAAGAAAAAGCCAAGGttgaagatgagaaaaaagatgaagaaaaagaagacccCAAGGGAATTCCTGAATTCTGGTTGACTGTTTTTAAGAATGTTGACTTGCTCAGTGATATGGTTCAGGAACATGATGAACCTATTCTGAAGCACTTAAAAGATATTAAAGTGAAGTTCTCAGATGCTGGCCAGCCCATGAGTTTTGTCTTAGAATTTCACTTTGAACCCAATGAATATTTCACAAATGAAGTGTTGACAAAGACATACAGGATGAGGTCAGAACCAGATGACTCTGATTCCTTTTCTTTTGATGGACCAGAAATTATGGGTTGTACAGGGTGCCAGATAgattggaaaaaaggaaagaatgtcaCTTTGAAAACCATTAAGAAGAAGCAGAAACACAAGGGACGTGGGACAGTTCGTACTGTGACCAAAACAGTTTCCAACgactctttctttaatttttttgcccCTCCTGAAGTTCCCGAGAGTGGAGACCTGGATGATGATGCTGAAGCTATCCTTGCTGCAGACTTTGAAATTGGTCACTTTTTACGTGAGCGTATAATCCCAAGATCAGTGTTATACTTTACTGGAGAAGCTattgaagatgatgatgatgattatgatgaaGAAGCGgatgaggaaggggaagaagaaggagatgaggaAAATGATCCAGACTATGACTCAAAGAAGGATCAAAACCcagcagagtgcaagcagcagtgA